In Glycine max cultivar Williams 82 chromosome 7, Glycine_max_v4.0, whole genome shotgun sequence, a single window of DNA contains:
- the IFS1 gene encoding isoflavone synthase 1 precursor codes for MLLELALGLFVLALFLHLRPTPSAKSKALRHLPNPPSPKPRLPFIGHLHLLKDKLLHYALIDLSKKHGPLFSLSFGSMPTVVASTPELFKLFLQTHEATSFNTRFQTSAIRRLTYDNSVAMVPFGPYWKFVRKLIMNDLLNATTVNKLRPLRTQQIRKFLRVMAQSAEAQKPLDVTEELLKWTNSTISMMMLGEAEEIRDIAREVLKIFGEYSLTDFIWPLKYLKVGKYEKRIDDILNKFDPVVERVIKKRREIVRRRKNGEVVEGEASGVFLDTLLEFAEDETMEIKITKEQIKGLVVDFFSAGTDSTAVATEWALAELINNPRVLQKAREEVYSVVGKDRLVDEVDTQNLPYIRAIVKETFRMHPPLPVVKRKCTEECEINGYVIPEGALVLFNVWQVGRDPKYWDRPSEFRPERFLETGAEGEAGPLDLRGQHFQLLPFGSGRRMCPGVNLATSGMATLLASLIQCFDLQVLGPQGQILKGDDAKVSMEERAGLTVPRAHSLVCVPLARIGVASKLLS; via the exons ATGTTGCTGGAACTTGCACTTGGTTTGTTTGTGTTAGCTTTGTTTCTGCACTTGCGTCCCACACCAAGTGCAAAATCAAAAGCACTTCGCCACCTCCCAAACCCTCCAAGCCCAAAGCCTCGTCTTCCCTTCATTGGCCACCTTCACCTCTTAAAAGATAAACTTCTCCACTATGCACTCATCGATCTCTCCAAAAAGCATGGCCCCTTATTCTCTCTCTCCTTCGGCTCCATGCCAACCGTCGTTGCCTCCACCCCTGAGTTGTTCAAGCTCTTCCTCCAAACCCACGAGGCAACTTCCTTCAACACAAGGTTCCAAACCTCTGCCATAAGACGCCTCACTTACGACAACTCTGTGGCCATGGTTCCATTCGGACCTTACTGGAAGTTCGTGAGGAAGCTCATCATGAACGACCTTCTCAACGCCACCACCGTCAACAAGCTCAGGCCTTTGAGGACCCAACAGATCCGCAAGTTCCTTAGGGTTATGGCCCAAAGCGCAGAGGCCCAGAAGCCCCTTGACGTCACCGAGGAGCTTCTCAAATGGACCAACAGCACCATCTCCATGATGATGCTCGGCGAGGCTGAGGAGATCAGAGACATCGCTCGCGAGGTTCTTAAGATCTTCGGCGAATACAGCCTCACTGACTTCATCTGGCCTTTGAAGTATCTCAAGGTTGGAAAGTATGAGAAGAGGATTGATGACATCTTGAACAAGTTCGACCCTGTCGTTGAAAGGGTCATCAAGAAGCGCCGTGAGATCGTCAGAAGGAGAAAGAACGGAGAAGTTGTTGAGGGCGAGGCCAGCGGCGTCTTCCTCGACACTTTGCTTGAATTCGCTGAGGACGAGACCATGGAGATCAAAATTACCAAGGAGCAAATCAAGGGCCTTGTTGTC GACTTTTTCTCTGCAGGGACAGATTCCACAGCGGTGGCAACAGAGTGGGCATTGGCAGAGCTCATCAACAATCCCAGGGTGTTGCAAAAGGCTCGTGAGGAGGTCTACAGTGTTGTGGGCAAAGATAGACTCGTTGACGAAGTTGACACTCAAAACCTTCCTTACATTAGGGCCATTGTGAAGGAGACATTCCGAATGCACCCACCACTCCCAGTGGTCAAAAGAAAGTGCACAGAAGAGTGTGAGATTAATGGGTATGTGATCCCAGAGGGAGCATTGGTTCTTTTCAATGTTTGGCAAGTAGGAAGGGACCCCAAATACTGGGACAGACCATCAGAATTCCGTCCCGAGAGGTTCTTAGAAACTGGTGCTGAAGGGGAAGCAGGGCCTCTTGATCTTAGGGGCCAGCATTTCCAACTCCTCCCATTTGGGTCTGGGAGGAGAATGTGCCCTGGTGTCAATTTGGCTACTTCAGGAATGGCAACACTTCTTGCATCTCTTATCCAATGCTTTGACCTGCAAGTGCTGGGCCCTCAAGGACAAATATTGAAAggtgatgatgccaaagttAGCATGGAAGAGAGAGCTGGCCTCACAGTTCCAAGGGCACATAGTCTCGTTTGTGTTCCACTTGCAAGGATCGGCGTTGCATCTAAACTCCTTTCTTAA